A region from the Triticum urartu cultivar G1812 chromosome 1, Tu2.1, whole genome shotgun sequence genome encodes:
- the LOC125546540 gene encoding uncharacterized protein LOC125546540, which produces MAENVEAMKLEPKDPTDWLAEQAKDYREFWDLLWAGSFGKWEDITLIQPMLYTDEKPPQDVYPIRTLQVFSVKVAAITEELGWPLHVFGIVAARDSLDHNRNIIFGRQRDNCQTIDSENRYLTLTGPTRAVVVVDPVFFEVDLRVKGRTESEDRALSYLVVNCRESGCRESYMFKRVETSKLSTVELTLGDMAESVEATISVRVVDGEWPEGFGGLISARTASISDIEIKLLAFDKLPVAADGTIQLSRRVLSVEADGMLRVSVMANGLEDQTVEGDSKAFKAREASRSTRMLQVRSCKLEVTIAWSLVPAMV; this is translated from the exons ATGGCTGAAAATGTGGAGGCCATGAAGCTGGAGCCAAAAGATCCTACCGACTGGCTGGCCGAACAAGCCAAGGACTACCGTGAATTCTGGGATCTTCTATGGGCCGGCTCCTTCGGTAAATGGGAGGATATCA CGCTTATCCAACCCATGCTTTACACGGACGAGAAGCCTCCGCAAGATGTGTACCCCATCCGAACTCTGCAGGTCTTTTCGGTCAAAGTAGCAGCCATCACAGAGGAATTGGGGTGGCCGCTGCATGTCTTTGGTATCGTTGCCGCACGCGACTCATTGGATCACAATCGCAACATTATCTTTGGCCGTCAAAGGGATAACTGCCAAACCATCGACAGTGAG AATCGATACCTGACACTGACAGGTCCTACCCGTGCTGTTGTGGTTGTGGATCCTGTGTTCTTTGAGGTTGACTTGCGAGTGAAGGGCAGAACTGAATCTGAGGATAGAGCTTTGAGCTATCTAGTTGTTAATTGTCGTGAGTCTGGCTGTCGTGAATCGTACATGTTTAAACGTGTCGAAACTAGCAAGCTTAGCACAGTGGAATTGACATTGGGTGACATGGCTGAATCTGTGGAGGCCACCATCAGTGTCAGAGTTGTCGATGGGGAATGGCCAGAAGGCTTTGGAGGTCTAATTTCTGCCCGTACCGCCAGTATCAGTGACATAGAAATCAAGTTGCTTGCTTTCGATAAACTGCCAGTTGCAGCTGATGGCACGATACAGCTTTCACGCCGTGTTTTGTCTGTCGAAGCTGATGGAATGCTGAGAGTCTCTGTCATGGCAAATGGTTTGGAGGATCAAACTGTTGAGGGAGATTCTAAAGCATTCAAAGCCAGGGAAGCCTCCAGAAGCACGCGTATGCTTCAAGTTCGCTCTTGTAAGCTGGAGGTCACCATCGCATGGTCTCTTGTCCCGGCTATGGTCTAG